In Hymenobacter sublimis, a single genomic region encodes these proteins:
- a CDS encoding 4a-hydroxytetrahydrobiopterin dehydratase has translation MWTEQDNALTRTFRFQDFKMAFSFMSDVAEEAEYQEHHPWWSNEYNLVSFRLRTHDAGNTVTEKDRKLAEAIDQLAAEYGGTAQEG, from the coding sequence ATGTGGACTGAACAAGACAACGCCCTTACGCGCACCTTCCGCTTTCAGGATTTCAAGATGGCCTTCAGCTTTATGAGCGACGTGGCCGAGGAAGCGGAGTACCAGGAGCACCACCCGTGGTGGAGCAATGAGTACAACCTCGTGAGCTTCCGCCTGCGCACCCACGACGCCGGCAACACGGTAACGGAAAAGGACCGCAAACTCGCCGAGGCCATCGACCAGCTAGCCGCGGAGTACGGTGGCACGGCGCAGGAGGGGTAG
- a CDS encoding multidrug effflux MFS transporter, which produces MSKQRYFFLILILGTLSALGPFSIDMYLPGFPAIAQDLHTTVAEVSLSLSSFFIGVSAGQLLYGPLLDRFGRKKPLYVGLLLYVLASVGCYLAPSIDSLIALRFVQALGSCAATVAAVAMVRDLFPVQDAPKVFSLLTLVISVSPMLAPTVGSYMIAAYGWQSVFLVLFAMGALMLLASIFWLPESYQPDPTYSLHPRPILTTFWSVLREPQFFTYALTGAMTFGGLLAYVSGSPLVFMDIFGASEKVYGWIFALLSVGFIGSSQVNSLVLRYYRSEQIVLAAMICQSVIGLVFLLGTSLGWFGMEATVVMLFLFLCCLGFANPNAAALSIAPFSKNAGSAAALMGATQMAVGALASFGVSMFNTHTAVPMVAIMAASALLALLIQVVGRRVIGQPVAAAEDAGVLVH; this is translated from the coding sequence ATGAGTAAGCAACGTTACTTTTTTCTGATTCTGATCCTGGGCACTTTGTCGGCCCTGGGTCCTTTTTCCATCGACATGTACCTGCCGGGCTTTCCGGCCATTGCCCAGGACCTGCACACCACGGTAGCCGAAGTATCCCTATCCTTGTCGAGCTTCTTTATTGGGGTTTCGGCGGGGCAGTTACTCTACGGGCCGCTGCTAGACCGTTTCGGGCGTAAGAAGCCGCTGTACGTGGGGCTGCTGCTTTACGTGTTGGCTTCGGTGGGGTGCTACCTGGCTCCTAGCATCGACAGCCTGATTGCCTTGCGCTTTGTGCAGGCCCTGGGCAGCTGCGCCGCCACGGTGGCGGCCGTGGCCATGGTGCGCGACTTATTTCCGGTGCAGGATGCGCCCAAGGTGTTTTCCCTGCTTACCCTGGTTATCAGCGTTTCGCCCATGCTGGCCCCTACCGTTGGGAGCTACATGATAGCCGCCTACGGCTGGCAGTCGGTATTCCTGGTTTTGTTTGCCATGGGAGCCCTAATGCTGCTGGCCAGCATCTTCTGGCTACCCGAAAGCTACCAGCCCGACCCGACGTACTCCCTACACCCCCGGCCCATTCTCACCACGTTCTGGTCGGTGCTGCGCGAGCCCCAGTTCTTTACCTACGCCCTTACCGGCGCCATGACGTTCGGTGGACTTCTGGCTTACGTTTCGGGCTCCCCGCTGGTGTTCATGGACATTTTTGGAGCCAGCGAAAAGGTCTACGGCTGGATTTTCGCGCTGTTGTCGGTGGGCTTTATCGGCTCCAGCCAGGTGAACAGCTTGGTGCTGCGTTACTACCGCAGCGAGCAAATTGTGCTGGCGGCCATGATCTGCCAATCCGTTATTGGGCTGGTGTTTCTGCTGGGCACTAGCCTGGGCTGGTTCGGGATGGAAGCGACTGTAGTTATGCTGTTCCTGTTTTTGTGCTGCCTAGGTTTTGCCAACCCAAACGCGGCGGCGCTTTCCATTGCCCCGTTCTCCAAGAATGCCGGCAGCGCCGCCGCCCTGATGGGCGCCACCCAAATGGCCGTGGGAGCCCTGGCCTCTTTTGGGGTTAGCATGTTCAACACCCACACGGCCGTGCCCATGGTGGCCATCATGGCAGCTTCGGCCCTACTGGCCCTGCTGATTCAGGTGGTTGGCCGCCGGGTTATCGGGCAGCCCGTAGCCGCCGCCGAAGATGCGGGGGTGCTGGTTCATTAA
- a CDS encoding zinc-dependent alcohol dehydrogenase — protein sequence MLAMDYRGPKRVRATEKPMPEIKHPQDAIVRVTRSCICGSDLHLYNGNVPDTRVGSTFGHEFTGIVEEVGPDVTKIKVGDHVLVPFNVACGECHFCKQGMFGNCHESNTQASAVGGIFGYSHTAGGYNGGQAEYARVPYANVGPTVIPEGMDPDDAVLLTDVVPTGYQAAEMAGIQPGDTVVVFGAGPVGIMAARCCWLFGAGRVIIIDKEDYRLEFAKNYANCEAYNFEKDMDDPVVFIKKATDFMGADCVIDAVGAEAAGNAMQTITGRKLLLQAGSATALHWAINSVKKGGVISIVGVYGPTDNLVPIGNVLNKGLTIRANQASVKRLLPRLIEHVQNGVIKPKELITHRIPLEEVADGYRMFSAKLDNCIKPLLVFPSANI from the coding sequence ATGCTAGCAATGGACTACCGGGGCCCGAAACGGGTCCGCGCCACTGAAAAACCAATGCCCGAAATCAAGCATCCCCAGGATGCTATTGTCCGGGTTACCCGCTCTTGCATTTGCGGTTCTGATTTGCACCTATACAACGGCAACGTACCGGACACGCGGGTTGGGTCGACCTTCGGGCACGAATTCACGGGTATCGTGGAGGAAGTGGGCCCCGATGTAACCAAGATTAAAGTGGGTGACCATGTGTTGGTGCCCTTCAACGTAGCCTGCGGCGAGTGTCACTTCTGCAAGCAAGGCATGTTTGGCAACTGCCATGAGTCGAACACCCAGGCCAGCGCCGTGGGCGGCATCTTTGGCTACTCCCACACGGCCGGCGGCTACAATGGCGGCCAGGCCGAATACGCCCGCGTACCCTATGCCAATGTGGGCCCCACGGTAATTCCGGAAGGCATGGACCCCGATGATGCTGTACTGCTCACGGACGTAGTGCCCACTGGCTACCAAGCTGCCGAAATGGCTGGTATTCAGCCCGGTGATACGGTAGTGGTGTTTGGGGCCGGACCGGTTGGCATTATGGCCGCGCGCTGCTGCTGGCTCTTTGGCGCGGGCCGGGTCATCATCATCGACAAAGAAGATTACCGCCTGGAGTTTGCCAAGAACTACGCTAACTGCGAGGCGTACAACTTCGAAAAGGACATGGACGACCCGGTGGTATTCATCAAGAAAGCCACGGACTTCATGGGGGCCGACTGCGTGATTGATGCCGTAGGCGCTGAGGCGGCCGGCAACGCCATGCAGACCATCACGGGTCGTAAGCTGCTGCTGCAGGCGGGCTCCGCCACGGCCCTGCACTGGGCAATAAACTCGGTGAAAAAAGGCGGCGTAATCTCCATTGTGGGTGTGTATGGCCCAACGGATAACCTGGTGCCCATTGGCAACGTGCTCAACAAAGGCCTTACCATTCGGGCCAACCAGGCCTCGGTGAAGCGCCTGCTTCCCCGCCTGATTGAGCACGTGCAGAATGGCGTCATTAAGCCCAAGGAGCTCATTACGCACCGCATTCCGCTGGAAGAAGTAGCCGATGGCTACCGCATGTTCTCCGCCAAGCTGGACAACTGCATCAAGCCGCTGCTGGTTTTCCCCTCCGCTAACATCTAA
- a CDS encoding metallophosphoesterase: MARYVTTDLHGCLLSFQHLVEEKLKLRPQDELYVLGDYGNKGPNSRGVLDYLMQLPERGYRVVCLRGNHDQDLLHAAQGQVTLTWGSVADRELTLRSFGVEQPEDIPERYLRWINDLPYQFEIPGFILVHAGFNFHLPPAQMRQDWHTMLNIKEFVFDASRTGSRRLVHGHVPTPTTEVEQRVQQRAGAIGLDTGCVYRHNPELHHLAALDLDANKLHLQPNIEPDYPIGVR, from the coding sequence ATGGCCCGCTACGTCACGACCGATTTACACGGCTGCCTCCTGTCCTTCCAGCACTTAGTAGAAGAGAAGCTCAAACTCCGCCCTCAGGATGAGCTGTATGTGCTGGGCGACTACGGAAACAAAGGCCCCAATAGCCGGGGCGTGCTGGACTACCTCATGCAGCTGCCGGAGCGGGGCTACCGGGTGGTGTGCCTGCGCGGCAACCACGACCAAGACTTGCTGCACGCGGCCCAAGGCCAAGTGACGCTAACCTGGGGCTCCGTGGCCGACCGGGAGCTGACCCTGCGCAGCTTCGGGGTGGAGCAACCCGAGGATATTCCGGAGCGCTACCTACGCTGGATCAACGACTTGCCGTACCAGTTTGAAATTCCGGGCTTTATTCTGGTGCATGCGGGTTTCAACTTCCACTTGCCGCCCGCCCAGATGCGCCAGGACTGGCACACCATGCTCAACATCAAGGAGTTTGTGTTCGATGCCTCCCGTACTGGGAGCCGCCGCCTGGTGCACGGCCACGTTCCTACCCCTACCACTGAGGTAGAGCAACGGGTTCAGCAGCGCGCCGGAGCCATCGGCCTCGATACCGGCTGCGTGTACCGCCACAACCCGGAGCTACACCACCTGGCCGCGCTGGACCTAGACGCCAACAAGCTACACCTGCAACCCAACATCGAGCCCGACTACCCCATTGGAGTAAGGTGA